One Amaranthus tricolor cultivar Red isolate AtriRed21 chromosome 1, ASM2621246v1, whole genome shotgun sequence DNA window includes the following coding sequences:
- the LOC130798859 gene encoding myb-related protein 308 codes for MGRSPCCEKAHTNKGAWTKEEDDRLIAYIKAHGEGCWRSLPKAAGLLRCGKSCRLRWINYLRPDLKRGNFTEEEDELIIKLHSLLGNKWSLIAGRLPGRTDNEIKNYWNTHIKRKLINRGIDPVTHRSLNEVGSQSDSSPVTTPNSTTTTISFSAPIKIPKKEEILGIKDEKFDQNMREKWIERCPDLNLDLRISPPYQQNNNTDNIKTGTRICFTCSLGLESSQDCNCSQNMVGCSTTSNNGGSICYDFLGLRTNGALDYRSLEMK; via the exons atgggGAGGTCCCCTTGTTGTGAGAAAGCTCATACAAACAAAGGAGCATGGActaaagaagaagatgatcgaTTAATTGCTTATATTAAAGCTCATGGTGAAGGTTGTTGGCGTTCGCTTCCGAAAGCGGCCGGCCTCCTCCGGTGCGGCAAAAGTTGCCGTCTCCGGTGGATTAATTACCTTAGGCCGGACTTAAAAAGAGGTAATTTtactgaagaagaagatgaactcATCATCAAATTGCATAGTCTTCTTGGTAACAA gtgGTCTTTAATAGCTGGAAGATTACCGGGAAGAACAGATAATGAGATAAAGAATTATTGGAATACCCATATAAAAAGAAAGCTTATAAACAGGGGAATTGACCCAGTTACTCATAGATCTTTAAATGAAGTTGGTTCTCAATCAGATTCATCGCCAGTAACAACACCAAATTcaactacaacaacaatttcattttctgcTCCAATTAAAATTCCCAAAAAAGAGGAAATTTTGGGAATAAAAGATGAGAAATTTGACCAAAACATGCGAGAAAAATGGATAGAAAGATGCCCAGATTTGAATCTTGATCTAAGAATTAGTCCCCcatatcaacaaaataataatacagaTAATATAAAAACAGGGACAAGGATTTGTTTTACTTGCAGTTTGGGGTTGGAAAGTAGTCAAGATTGTAATTGCAGTCAAAATATGGTTGGTTGTAGTACTACTAGCAATAATGGTGGCAGTATTTGTTATGATTTCTTGGGCTTGAGAACTAATGGTGCTTTGGATTATAGAAGCTTGGAAATGaaatga
- the LOC130799927 gene encoding amino acid permease 3-like — protein MNKKENNFPHLEESIPPPCSGGLKIQECYTCLVVRQSYTRLDGYKFLDETFSLCNSLMISSLITTLLWRDPSRFIQILPNLRLSIDDKDLQIDQADKIRQYLHVNTEAKVHSQPESIKTDVNNSKILDDDGRLKRTGTIWMATSHIITAILGLGVLSLAWAIAQLGWILGPSAMILFSLVVLHTSNLLSQCYRSGDPVTGPRNYTYMEAVKSILGGRKVTMCGCIQYMNLVGTAVGYTIAASVSMMAIKRSNCFHKSGGKNPCHMSGNVYMITFGIIEVIVSQLPDFNQVWWLSVVAALMSFMYSTIGLGLGIAQVAESGNFKGTMTGISIGTLTNAGIVTPTQKVWRSTQALGAIAYAYSFSMILIEIQDTIKSSAGEYKTMKKATLMGIATTTLFYLLCGCMGYAAFGDLAPGNLLTGFGFYNPYWLLDIANIAILIHLIGAYQVYCQPVFLFVEKWTAQKRSRSKFITEEYGIYIPIIGVYDFNFFRVMWRTVFVILITLVAMLLPFFNDVVGFLGAFGFWPLTVFFPIEMYIVQKKIGRWTSRWVGLQALSMGCLLVSVAACVGSIANVVIDLKTYKPFKTNY, from the exons atgaataaaaaagaaaacaattttccTCATTTGGAGGAAAGTATTCCCCCACCCTGCTCTGGA gggttgaaaattcaggAGTGTTACACTTGTCTTGTAGTGCGGCAGTCTTATACAAGACTTGATGGATACAAATTCTTAGATGAGACGTTCTCACT ATGTAATTCTCTTATGATCTCATCCCTAATCACTACTCTCTTGTGGAGAGATCCCTCACGCTTCATTCAAATTCTACCTAATTTAAGGTTATCTATTGACGACAAAGATTTACAA ATAGATCAAGCTGACAAGATAAGACAATACCTACACGTCAATACAGAAGCAAAGGTACATAGTCAGCCCGAATCAATCAAAACAGATGTAAATAACTCTAAAATCTTGGATGATGATGGTCGTCTCAAAAGAACAG gtACAATCTGGATGGCAACATCACATATTATAACAGCAATATTAGGCTTGGGAGTTCTATCCTTGGCTTGGGCCATAGCTCAACTCGGTTGGATACTCGGTCCTTCTGCTATGATTCTTTTTTCCCTTGTTGTCCTCCATACTTCCAACCTTTTATCTCAATGTTATAGGTCCGGTGATCCAGTCACCGGACCTAGAAACTACACTTATATGGAAGCTGTTAAGTCCATACTAG GAGGAAGAAAAGTGACCATGTGTGGGTGTATTCAGTACATGAACTTGGTTGGAACAGCAGTTGGGTATACAATTGCAGCATCAGTTAGCATGAT GGCAATAAAAAGATCAAACTGTTTTCACAAGAGTGGAGGAAAGAACCCTTGTCATATGTCAGGGAATGTATATATGATAACATTTGGCATTATTGAAGTGATCGTTTCGCAGTTACCGGATTTCAATCAAGTGTGGTGGTTATCTGTAGTTGCTGCACTTATGTCTTTCATGTATTCAACTATTGGTCTTGGTCTTGGCATAGCTCAAGTTGCAG AAAGTGGAAATTTCAAGGGTACCATGACAGGAATTAGCATAGGAACACTAACTAATGCAGGAATCGTCACTCCTACACAGAAGGTATGGAGAAGCACGCAAGCTCTTGGAGCTATTGCGTATGCCTATTCTTTCTCTATGATTCTCATCGAAATTCAG GACACAATCAAATCATCAGCAGGAGAGTATAAGACCATGAAGAAAGCCACCTTGATGGGTATAGCTACCACTACGTTGTTCTACTTGCTTTGTGGATGTATGGGTTATGCTGCGTTTGGAGATCTTGCACCTGGAAATCTTCTCACTGGATTCGGTTTTTACAATCCTTATTGGTTACTTGACATCGCAAACATAGCGATTCTTATTCATCTTATTGGTGCTTATCAG GTCTATTGCCAACCAGTATTTTTGTTCGTGGAGAAATGGACAGCACAAAAACGCTCCAGGAGCAAATTCATAACGGAGGAATATGGAATTTATATTCCAATCATCGGAGTGTACGACTTTAATTTCTTCAGGGTAATGTGGAGGACGGTTTTTGTGATCTTGATAACTCTTGTGGCGATGCTCCTTCCTTTCTTCAATGATGTTGTTGGGTTTCTAGGAGCGTTTGGGTTTTGGCCTTTAACTGTATTTTTCCCCATTGAAATGTACATTGTACAAAAGAAGATAGGGAGATGGACAAGCAGATGGGTAGGCCTTCAAGCTCTGAGTATGGGGTGTTTGCTTGTGTCTGTTGCTGCATGTGTTGGCTCTATTGCTAATGTTGTGATTGATCTTAAGACTTACAAACCTTTCAAGACCAATTATTAA